The sequence GATTGACCGGCTTTCCGCCATACTTATTCAACTACAGGGCAAGAAAATAGTGAAGGCTGCTGAGATAGCAGAACGCTTTCAAATCAGCCTCAGGACTGTATATCGCGATGTCAGGGCCTTGCAGGAAGCAGGCGTACCTGTGGGTGCGGAGGCTGGTACAGGTTATTATCTGGTAGAAGGATATCACCTGCCACCGGTGATGTTTAACAGGGAAGAGGCAGCTGCGTTGCTGACAGGAGAGAAGCTGATGGCCCAGTTAAGTGATCATTCCAATAAAAAACAATTTGGCAATGCCATGCAGAAGATCAGGGCTGTGCTGCGGACCAGTGAGAAAGATTTCCTGGAATCGTTGGAACAGAATATTGCGGTCGTTGCCCGCAGGGCTCCGGAAGATAGTGAGTTTCCAAACCGCTTCCTCTCAGATATTCAACATGCACTGGGCAAGCACCTTATGCTCAAACTGGATTACTTTGCCCTGCACAGCGAAACACAGACACATAGAGAGATAGAACCCATTGGTATTATATATATGATGGGGTACTGGTACCTCATTGCCTGGTGCAGACTACGCCATGCTTATCGCAATTTCAGGATGGATCGCATCCGAAACCTGGCTGTTACAGATGTTTCTTATGACAGGGATCGGCACATTTCTTTAAAGGAATACATGGAAAAATATGCGGAGCCTGCTGCTTATCCTCATGTAGTGAAGCTGCGGTTTAGTGCGGGTATGGCGAGAAAGCTGGGGAATCAGCGGTTTTATTATGGGTTGATGGAGGAGCAGACAATAGGAGAGTGTGTAGAGATGGTGTTCCTGACTTCTCATCTGGATTGGTTTGGGAAATGGGTGTTAACGATGGGAAAAGAAGTGGAGATTATAGGTTCGGAGGAATTAAAGGAACATATGCGCTTACTTGCCATCGAAATATCCGAACAATATTTATCGGATCGCTCCGCGATCCGATAAACGATCCGACGTTCAAAAAGTTGGGATTACGAAGCAATCCCAACTTTTTGAACGCTACTGACATAACGCTGTCACTCCCCATATCTTCCTTTGCATTATCAACGCTAATGCATATGTCCAAACTCGACCTCACAAAAACCTATAAAGAACTCTACACCGCCACCTCCAAACCGGCCCTCCTCTTCGTCCCCCCCGGTCATTACCTCTCCATCGAAGGCCAGGGCGACCCAAACGGCGAGCATTTCGCCGCATGTACACAAGCCCTGTACACAGGTGCTTACGGCATCAAAATGCATTATAAGAAGATGGAGCTAGACTTCGTAGTCTGTAAACTCGAAGGCCTCTGGTGGGTAAACGATGTGGAAAACTATAAAGATTTCAATGAAGTTATGCAGATACCCCGTGACCAATGGCACTGGCAGCTCCTCATCCGCATGCCTGACTTCATCAACAAGAATGATGTCAAAAACATCCTGAAAAGGGCTTATCAAAAGAAACCCATTCAATACTTCAACCAGGTATACCTCCAAACCCTGGCCGAAGGCCAAAGCATACAGATCCTGCACACAGGTCCCTACGCTACCGAACCGGTATCCTTACAGTTACTACACGACTTTATGAAAGAAAAAGGGCTGACCTGGAATGGCCGCCACCATGAGATATACCTCAGTGACCCACGCAAAACTGCGCCGGAAAAACTGAAAACAATTTTAAGGCAACCGGTAAAATAACAGAGAAACGGGTTACTTTTCCCCCAGCCCCAGCAACTCTATCGCCTGCTGTGCCGCAATCTGGCTGGCATCTTTCTTATTGAACGCCTTACCGCTGCAAATGAGCTCCCCATCTACTACTGCACCTACAGTAAAGATGCGGCGGCCATTGTCCATTTGTTCTTCCAGCAGGTCGAACTCCAGTACTTTGCCATGCTTATTCGCCCATCCGTACAGCTTGTTTTTGTGGTTCATTTCCACACTTTCAAGCATTTCCAGATCGATGTAAGGCATAATAATGCGTTGGTGCACAAACTGTTTGGTACGGTTATACCCTTTGTCAAGGTATACAGCGCCGACCAGGGCCTCAAGCGTATTACCGAAGATCTGGGAAATCTTCAGAAAGCTATTGTACTTATCATAAATGGTGAGCTTTCGCAATCCCATCTTGATAGCAATATCATTAAGCTGCTGGCGGTTCACAATCTTGGACCGCATTTCGGTGAGATAGCCTTCTGTCTTATAAGGATACTTCTTGAAGAGGTAATCGCCAACAATGGCACCAAGAATGGCATCCCCCAGGTATTCCAGCCGTTCATTGCTCTCCAGAAACTTCTCCTTGCTCGAGCGGTGGCTCAGGGCCACTTCATACAATGAGAAATTGCCTGGGGCAAAGCCCAGCAGGTTATACAGATCCTTGTAAAGACTTCTCTTACCGGATACAAATCGATATAAAAATCCTGGCAGTAATTTCACACAATCAAGCAACAAATTTTTTGAAAATCACGGATGCATTATGCCCTCCAAAACCGAAGGTATTGCTTAATGCAGCGTTTACTTCTCTATGTTGTGCGACGTTAAAGGTAAAATTTAATTTGGAGTCCAGTTCAGGATCATCCGTAAAATGATTAATGGTAGGAGGAATAATACCATGTATGACAGACATGATAGCCGCAATCGACTCAATTGCACCGGCAGCGCCTAATAAGTGACCGGTCATAGACTTGGTGGAGCTGATATTCATTCGATATGCATCTTCACCAAATACCTGTTGGATCGCTTTTACTTCGGCAACATCTCCCAAAGGAGTAGAAGTACCGTGTACGTTAATGTAGTCAATTGCATTGGGTTGCAGTCCAGCGTCTAACAGCGCCATTCGCATGACGTTCATAGCGCCTAATCCTTCTGGATGGGGTGCTGTGATATGATAGGCATCTGCTGTTGCGCCACCTCCTGCCAGTTCAGCATAAATTTTGGCACCTCTAGCAATCGCATGTTCATAGGATTCTAGCACCAGTGCTCCTGCACCTTCGCCCATTACGAACCCATCACGGTTCAGGTCAAAGGGTCTGGAGGCAGTGGATGGGTCATCATTCCGTTCAGATAGGGCCTTCATAGCGTTAAAACCACCTACACAGGCATCGTTTATAACGTTTTCAGATCCTCCGGTGATCATTACATCCGCTCTGCCGTACCTGATGTACTGCATCGCCTCTATAATGGCATTGGTAGCTGAAGCACAGGCAGACACCACAGAGAAATTAGGTCCTCTAAAACCGTGGCGAATGGAAATGTGCCCTGCAGCAATGTCGATAATTAACCGGGCTATCAGGAAAGGACTAAAACGGGGAGTTCCGTCGCCCTGACCGAAATCTTTCATTTCCTGACAAAAATTGATCATACCGCCAATACCAGATCCCCAGATAACCCCAACCCTGTCCATATCGACAGAATTACGGTCAATCCCGGCATCTTGCACAGCCTGGTCAGCGGCTATAACAGCCGTCTGTGTGAAGGGATCCATTTTACGGGCTTCCTTCTTGTCCAGGTAATTGGTCGCATCAAAGTTCTTCAGTTCGCAAGCAAAACGGGTTTTGAACTTGGAAGCATCAAATTGTGTAATAGGCCCGGCACCGGATACACCGTCCGTCAATCCCTTCCAGTATTCGGATACGGAATTGCCGAGCGGTGTAAGTGCGCCTAAACCTGTAACGACTACTCGTCTTGGTTGCATTAAAACAAATCTGATTAAGTAGGATTATTTTACATGTTCTTCCAGGTAAGCAACTGCCTGGCCAACAGTAGTAATAGTTTCAGCTTGTTCGTCAGGAATGGAGATGTTGAATTCTTTTTCGAATTCCATGATCAGTTCTACCGTATCCAAAGAGTCAGCGCCCAGGTCGTTGGTGAAGGAGGCTTCAGGAGTTACCTCAGCTTCGTCAACGCCCAATTTGTCAATAATGATCTTTTTAACTCTTGATGCAATGTCTGACATAATTTTAAGTGTTTTTGGTTTAAAACTTGAGTGCAAAAATATAATTTTTATTGAATTGACAAGAACAGAGCCGAATTTTACCCAATTTACTTTAGTGTTATAGATACTAAATCCATCCCCACAAAGGATTAGAC is a genomic window of Chitinophaga sp. LS1 containing:
- a CDS encoding YafY family protein; this translates as MNRIDRLSAILIQLQGKKIVKAAEIAERFQISLRTVYRDVRALQEAGVPVGAEAGTGYYLVEGYHLPPVMFNREEAAALLTGEKLMAQLSDHSNKKQFGNAMQKIRAVLRTSEKDFLESLEQNIAVVARRAPEDSEFPNRFLSDIQHALGKHLMLKLDYFALHSETQTHREIEPIGIIYMMGYWYLIAWCRLRHAYRNFRMDRIRNLAVTDVSYDRDRHISLKEYMEKYAEPAAYPHVVKLRFSAGMARKLGNQRFYYGLMEEQTIGECVEMVFLTSHLDWFGKWVLTMGKEVEIIGSEELKEHMRLLAIEISEQYLSDRSAIR
- a CDS encoding GyrI-like domain-containing protein, with amino-acid sequence MSKLDLTKTYKELYTATSKPALLFVPPGHYLSIEGQGDPNGEHFAACTQALYTGAYGIKMHYKKMELDFVVCKLEGLWWVNDVENYKDFNEVMQIPRDQWHWQLLIRMPDFINKNDVKNILKRAYQKKPIQYFNQVYLQTLAEGQSIQILHTGPYATEPVSLQLLHDFMKEKGLTWNGRHHEIYLSDPRKTAPEKLKTILRQPVK
- the rnc gene encoding ribonuclease III, whose translation is MKLLPGFLYRFVSGKRSLYKDLYNLLGFAPGNFSLYEVALSHRSSKEKFLESNERLEYLGDAILGAIVGDYLFKKYPYKTEGYLTEMRSKIVNRQQLNDIAIKMGLRKLTIYDKYNSFLKISQIFGNTLEALVGAVYLDKGYNRTKQFVHQRIIMPYIDLEMLESVEMNHKNKLYGWANKHGKVLEFDLLEEQMDNGRRIFTVGAVVDGELICSGKAFNKKDASQIAAQQAIELLGLGEK
- the fabF gene encoding beta-ketoacyl-ACP synthase II, whose translation is MQPRRVVVTGLGALTPLGNSVSEYWKGLTDGVSGAGPITQFDASKFKTRFACELKNFDATNYLDKKEARKMDPFTQTAVIAADQAVQDAGIDRNSVDMDRVGVIWGSGIGGMINFCQEMKDFGQGDGTPRFSPFLIARLIIDIAAGHISIRHGFRGPNFSVVSACASATNAIIEAMQYIRYGRADVMITGGSENVINDACVGGFNAMKALSERNDDPSTASRPFDLNRDGFVMGEGAGALVLESYEHAIARGAKIYAELAGGGATADAYHITAPHPEGLGAMNVMRMALLDAGLQPNAIDYINVHGTSTPLGDVAEVKAIQQVFGEDAYRMNISSTKSMTGHLLGAAGAIESIAAIMSVIHGIIPPTINHFTDDPELDSKLNFTFNVAQHREVNAALSNTFGFGGHNASVIFKKFVA
- a CDS encoding acyl carrier protein is translated as MSDIASRVKKIIIDKLGVDEAEVTPEASFTNDLGADSLDTVELIMEFEKEFNISIPDEQAETITTVGQAVAYLEEHVK